The Halichoerus grypus chromosome 3, mHalGry1.hap1.1, whole genome shotgun sequence genome segment CGGGGTCACTGGGTGACAGCATCGCACTTCCCACAGTGACTCCGCAGGAAGGCTGGACGCCGGCCCGAAGCACCAGCCCGGGAAGCTCGTGGCTCACACTGAACCGCCTGCTCCGAGCGACAGGGGCTGTTCTAAGCACATCCCGCCTTCACTTCACGGATCCAGAAACGGTGCCCACACCAGTGTCGCCAGTGTCCATCACAGCAGGAGTGTGACCGGCCTCTGAGCCGGGACTCCAGCTTCTGGGGGGCAGAACCCACTGCCTCTCATTCCCCTTCCGGTGCCCTGACATACCGCGTTCCCCAAAGAGCCCCTGACGGCCACGACAGCCGTGCTGCACAAAGTCTGTCGTCCAGCCGCACAGGCCGCCCCGCTCTCCTCGGTCCCAGCCCGACAGCCAGGCAGACTCTGGATCCAGCTCGTACTAGCAGAGAAAGACCTCAAGGACCCTTGTGCAGGAAAAGGAAGTAGGAATGGCCACGGAAGCGCACCTTACCCCCTCCGTGCTCAGGATGTGCACCAGGAGACCGTTCCCGCATCCTAAGTCAACAAAGGACTGCTTGGCCGTCAAGCCCCGCTCagctctttcttcttcccacaAAATCtaagttacaaaaaaaaagtcagttcCTGATTCATTCCCTCCAAGAATAATTGAGACACAAGCCCTGCATGGGATTACAAATCACATTTCCAGGACAGGCGGACAGGCCTTGTGTGGGGCCCTGGGTCTGCGCAGGTGACGCACAGGGAGCTGCCCTCGCCTGATGCGCAGCGGCATCGGAGCTGTCCCCTGCCAGCACGAGTCCACATGAAAGTGGTCCTCTCTGGGCAAGAGCTTCACAGATTACTGCTGGTTCCTCATGCCTTCTCTGTTCTTCTAGGCTGTACACTCTGATAATCAAAGCAAAATATGCTATTTCTAAAAAGGCTCTGAGAATCACAGAtgaaaggaaattagaaattatCTGGCCTAAACATCTGTCAGATAAGAAAGTCAGGACTATTAAGTCAAGGGCACACCCAAATTTGGGGGCTAGCGAGCTAGCTAAGGACGGACCGAGGAGTGCAGGGGTCCCGTGAGCGGCGCGAGCGGCGCGGTGCTCCCGTGACGAGGGTACATCAGGAACGCCCCGGCCGAGCGGGAGCCCCTGCGGTCTGGCCTCACGGCGCGGACGTGCTcctcgctcacacacacacacacacacacacacacacacactagtgcACGAGCTACCGAGCCAGCATGCTAAGTTACGGATTTGATGAATGTGGCTCCCCACCGGTGGCGGCGGCGGGCAGcgaccttcccccaccccagagggCCTACGTGACCGAACACGCGCTTACCAGCAGGTACGCAGCGATGGCCACATCTTCATACACAAACTTTTCGGGATCGGTTACTTCAGGCCACACCTGAAACATTTTCCAGAGCATATGTAACTGTTCGCTCGTCACCCTGCCATTTCACTACACGTAAAGTATCCCCATCAGCATAAGTCAAATGAGACTAACCAGgcagtagaattttttaaaaaagctcattCCAAAGGCAGACATTGATGATCCCTCTCTTACAGTAAGAGAGTGGCATAAAGACACGCAAAACCTTTACTGCATACGCGTGTAACGGGACACGTCAAGAGCAACGCAGTCCCAAGCAAGATTTTGCAACGAAAACAACCCATGTAGCTATTTAGATGAGGCAACTGGACATCGAGGAAAATGCTCAGTTCGCCCGCCCCATCGTTtatgcagatgaggaaaatgaacaaagaaactcGGACGAGGAAAGCAAAGGGGTCAGGAGGCTGGGGCTCCAGGCCTCTGGTCTGCTGGTGCCGGGCGGCCACTTGCTCAGGAGCAGCACTCAGCAGGtggtccccacctccctctccggCAGCTAAAGCCTTCGCCACCACACGGGACAGCCAGCAGGTGCTCCGTAAGCTGCAGCACACCGGCCGCACGAGCGTGACCCCTCACTGCCCACACAGGTCACGTGCTCAACGGGCAGCTAGCAGAAGAGGAAAAACCCACGACAAGGCCACATGTTCCGATTTCCGTGTCTAGTCATGGGGGGTCAGACGGGTCGGGCTGTCTCACTAAGGACAACTACAAAGGCCGGAATAATAGATGAAGTCCTTTCTGGACAGAACTGAATAGTTAATAAGATAATGAAGGCCTCTCAGGCCAGGATCTGAAAGAGAAAGGGCCCCCCGCTTAGGTCAGCCAGGCCTAGGACCCACACACTTCAGCAAGAATGAAAAAGGTCACTGTCTCCAGCCTGTGAACTTTGGGGTGCTCTGTTACACAACGATAGCTAactgataaaaaacaaacaaaacaacagcaacaacaaaaaccacatatgggtgcctgggtggctcagtcagttaagcgtctgactcttgatttcagcgcaggtcatgatctcagggtcatgggatcgagccccacatcaggttctgcgCTGAACAGGGaccctgcttaagagtctctcctcTGCAACCCacctcaaacaaaacaaaacaaaaaaacacatacagaaaTGACAAATCCTGGTTCCTTCCAGAAGGAGGGCCATATGCTGTGAAGACTACAAAAGAACTTCAGCTACATTAGGgaagctttatttcttcctccgGGTGTGAGCACAGAGGTTTGCTGTTACTTTCTCTTTACATCTTAAATATAAAGTTAAGGACATGTTCTGAAATTTATCTCCTTTATGGAAATATATGCTTTTACACTTTAATTTTTCACATCTTTTCTTTAAACATCCTTAAATTTATATAAGGAAATGTAGCAATTTTGTAACTAATATccaattattttcattcaaatactttccttttatttgcttggaaaaaaattagcaatgtgcaaaaaaaaaaaaaaaaaagatccctttCCACCTGTCAACAGTTTTGCAGTTTGCATCCCTACGTATGTCGAAATGCAGCTGCACTGTGGGCCTCTAAATGGCTACATTCTGACTTGATGTCTGTGTCTGCAAACACCAGAAAGTTTACTGGAAAAATGATTTCACCTGGCATAGTCTGGTCAATGTCCCCTCATCAAAACGAGGGAATCACGAATGTTTCCGCAGTTACCTTGACCATATCTTTATACTTCTCCTTGAGCATGTGGTACGTCTTGCTGTATTTGATGATGGAAATGAGGGACAGGGTGCTTTTAAATCCACTCCTCTTGCTCTCCACAGACCACCGGGCCAGCCTGGCCAGCAGCTCTTCTACCAGCCAGGCGGGTTTGGGATAAACAATGCCATCTGAATGCCATTTTTCtggacagaaaattaaaatagatatgaacctttaaaaataagagaaatatgaaTAAGCAGAGCTAGtttcaattcttatttttaaattaaacatttaccaaaaaaagaaagtacatgtTAAGATAgctataattacaaaatatttgacCTGAAACCCGATTGGGAACTAGTTGCAGAACTttcaacaaagagagaaaaacacgttttttaaaagcagaaagaattcTTCTCTTATAAACGCTGTTAAAAATGCGTCTACCCATCCTATGAAGCCCATCAGAAGGATGGACAAGGAACAAAGCTCCTCCTACCGTCTGCTTCACGCCCTGATTAGCCAGGTTCTGATTAGCCAGGTTCCAGATGTCTCAGATCTTTCTAacattctgtttttgtgtattttcacACGTGCAACTCGTAGACTGGCTCACCAAATACTTCCTGGCCAGAAAGTGGAGTGCTCAGCCCCACGGCTAAGGACGTGCACAGTCCCCCTGCAGCTCACAGGTTTGCGTTCTGTGTGTCTCCTGCCCACTGTTACCTGCCCCGCGCCAGACGCACAGCAGGTCCTCTCTGTCCGTGTGTTTGAACACGCGAGTAAAAGCTCACACCCATGGGCCCAGATCACAATAAACTGTCTGAGGACACGATTCAGGCAGCACAATAAGGAAGAGCGTCCAGTTTGTcgggcagagagagaaggctaCAAAAAAGGTGGCATTCAACAGGGGCCCTAAGGACTAGTGGAGGCATGGGCAGCTGGGTGAGAGGGGCAGAAGTAGGACTGTCTGGCTTTTTGCCACCCTGAGCATCAGAGGGACACAAGTAACAGGCACCGACTGTCCACTGGGAGGCGCACCCCGGGGAGCTCACACCGCGGGAAGAGCCTGGGAAGGACTCGGGCTGCTCCCCTTTCCCATCCCGTCACCTTGGAAGCTCTCCTGCCGGGCCTGGCACACCCTgtcaggcccctcccctgcttgtccCTGGGCCTCACGCTCTTCTCCCAGGTGTCCCCCAGAGTCCCCCCAGCCTACCTGCTCATCCACTCAGGCCTCACCTGGGATGCCCCGTCCTCAGAGGCACCCGCACCCGCTCTGCATGGGCCTGACACAACACCGCCTTTGCTACCGAGGGGACGTGGGAACAGAGACATGTTTCACCTGTTTTCTTAGCACTACCTGGTGGcggagcgtgtgtgtgtgtcacgCGGCTCCTCGCGGAGCACGTGGTGGGGTGGGCGCACACCAGCACTGCTGTGACGGCAGGAGCCGACGAGGAGCGCTGTGCGCTACGGCGGCGGCCCAGTCAACCCCCATTTAACTTGCGCTCAGCAGCTGGCCCGAGTGCCCGAAGGGACGGAAGGGACAGCTGCCCAGGGGCTAGAGGACAGGAAACGCCAACCCGGAAAGACAGGAAGCAGGCAGCCGAGAGCGAGCCCTCAGTCCGTCAGCAAAGAATGTGGCTGCCACACACCGAACGTCCCGCGTGCTGCCACGGCCGTGCGACACCGGGCACCGGGCACCCGCACAGCAGCCTCGAGCACATGCCTTCGGTGGCCACCCACCAGCTCTGCTGTCGGCGCCCCCCCAGGGACCGCCACAGGAGACACGTTTTCCCCCACGTGCCTGCTCCCAGTCCCCACTTTCCAACACGAGCACGCCGAGGAAGGGCCTGGGGCCGGGTCCCTCGAGCAGTCTCTAGACAATTCTAAGAGGCTTCAGCCGGGCCCTAAGTATTGCCATCGAGCTTCTATGCCTACCACAGGTCCTTATGAAGCCTGGGCCCCTCCTCAGAGGCTCAAGAATTATTAAACCCATCGCACAGGTGAGAAGACTGAGGGCCACAGAGGCGACAtgccaaggtcacatggctagtggGCAAACCCAGGTCTATCTGACTGCACAACAGTCTCTTCACACTGTACTCCTCTGCTTTATACAAAGCCACGTGCCAAGCCCAGTCTGATTTAACAGACAGCAATCCCCAGGGTTGTTCTGGAAAGTACAGACAGATGTGGCTCTCAGGAAAGGAGCAGCAGCAGAGTGGTTAAGTGAATGGACCCTTCCTCTgacttttccatttaaaaaataccaaatggaAGTAAACCAAATTTCACACTGGGGTACAGGCCCAAATGCCACATGGAACTAAGCGGGCTACTGAACTGCTACTTTCGGGATAAGCACCACTGAATACCCACTACATCCAAAACCACATGAGCCtcagcaagaaataaaaaaggaaactatcCTCACTCCCCATTCCCaagttgtaaaaaagaaaataataaaaggatttgCGATTACTTGAATTCGGCTAAACCTAGGTGCTACTCATCATCCCAGCTATGTGGACGGTAAAGAATACAGACCTAGGCCCGGTGCCAACAGGAACAGACACGCCAAGGAAAGGCCAActagaaacaggaaaatgttcTCACACACCTCAGCTGCCAAAGGGCACCTTCAGCTCTTCAATGACCCTGAGTCCTGCAGCTACCCAGACGTGTGACAGAAACCATACAGCCCTAGAGGAGGACTCCATTCTGGAGCTCTTACCATTCTTCCTGGCTCTGACTGAGCCGGACTTGATACACGTTGCTCATCTCAACCTTTACATTCCCTCTGTCATCTTCTTCCAAAGGCAAAAAAGTTACAGTTCCATTGAGGACATCTGGGGTAAAAAAGACAGGGATAACCAATTAAAACTGCTTGGTTCAGCATTTTATCAGAAGCAGTATTAAGCACAGGCATGACTCAGCCCGACTTTGCTCTCCTGGGGCTTCCCCCGCCTCCCTTTACCACAGACGTGTTTTATGTCCTAGCCACTGCTGCACCCCGAGCCGACAGGCGCCAGGCCCACGCAGCAGATGCTGAAGGCAGAAGGTCGCTGTGGAGGAGCACTGCTTGTCCCCCGCAGGGAAGCCAATCTGGGAATGCAGATGCCTACATCTGAAGGCCTCGGGGGCACTGGCTCACCAACCTCCGTctggcagaaggaaatgtaaaaggTGATCAAACACCAGTGATCAAAGCTGGAAGAGCTCCTAAATTCGTCTGGACACGACAGGGTCACGGAGAGCCTCCTGGCAGAGCGGACGCATGGGAAGAGTCTTGCAGGGGCACAGAGGCAGACCGTgctgggaagtgggggtgggaggggagcacCTACAGCGATCTGGCATTGCCGCGTGGGGCACCACAGCCTCTCGAAGGCGATCGCGCCCTGATACCCACAGCCTGCGTCTGTGCCATGCGACAAGGCACAGAGGGACTCTGCAGATGTGACGAGGCTACAGACCTCAGGGAAGGGAGTACCCGGGATGCGGCAGGTGGGCTCAGGCCAGTCACAGGGGCCTGGAAAAGCCGAGAGCTTTCTCCAGGTGGAGGCAGAAGGGAGTTTGAAGCATGAGAAGGACTGGTGCAGGCTCTGAGACGCAGGAACCCGAGGGAGGCCTCCAGCAGCTGCTCCAGGGGCGGGCCCTCCACTAATCTCTTCACCTGCTGAGCTCCTATTCATCATTCGACATCTGGAGCTCCGTCACCTTCTCCCTCAAGCATTCCAGACACTCGCCCCCCCACAATGACCCCATGCTCTGTACTAGAAATACACATATCTACATGTCCCCtcaaaaaacagtaagaaaaaaatctacaaccTCCCTAGGACATCGCAAATGTACCGACATAGTGAGTACTGTCGGAGCCTTTTCACTGACCTAAGGTTCAAAGAATGCTTTTAAATCCAACTGCATCCTGTGCCAGAGTCTCTCTCTGACCACACTCCCGCCAGGCTCTTCTGCGCCCTGTCTCAACTAGGCTTCCACCTGGCCTGGAAGACTTCAACAGTGGCACGGTTCCTAACAGCTCAAGGCCGCAGCCCTAGAATGACGCGAGGCTCCCTCAAAGCTGCCAGGACGCTCTCAGCCCTTACCTGAAGGTGGTCCCCTGTGTCCCCGGGGCCtcgcgggtgggggcggggggtggagaaGCCTAACTGCCAGGCGCGCGAGGAGACACCCAGAAGGGAGTCACAACGAACAAACCCCCTTTCGTTAATTTTCGCTTCTTTCACTCTACCTCTCACCATGAGAAACACTCTTACCTTGCACGACTATTTCTCTCCTCGGAGCAGCAAGCGGGCAATGAGGGCCTGTTTTCGGGATGACGGTTCTGAGAACCACGTCGAGCTCGCTTGGCGCCTCCGGCTGCGATCCCGCCCGGGACCCGGTAAGAAAGGCCAGCATCTCTGGATTGCCGCCGGCGAGGCTCCGAGAGAAAGCGTCCCAGAGAGAATCCAGATCCGAGGCAGGGAAATCGCCCTCTCCGACGCCAGCCTTGCCGGGCTGCCCGGGGCACCCTGCGAGCTGAGCCGCGGcggctgcttccctggggtcctccCCTTGCGGGCGCCGGGGCTGCGACTCCTCGGGCCCGCGACCCGCCGTGCCCAGCTCGGGGCCTGTGCTCGGCCCGGGGCCCAGGCCCCCACTGGCGGAGCGCAGACACGGTCTGGCCGCGGCCCGCTCCTCCTGCTCCGGGCCAGTGATGGGACTGTGGCCGCAGGCCTCCGCCCGGGGAAAACCAACACTCCGCCGGGCGTCCAGGCGGACGCCACACAGCCGTTTGTTGGCCACCTGCGGCCTCTCCAGCCACACGGCCACCGCCGCCCAGAAGCCCCCAGGGAGTAGCGCACCCGGGTCCCGCACGGCCGCCCGGCCAACCTCCGCCATGGTCCGTCAGCGCCAAGGGCTCCGCGGCTACGGCGCGCCGCGATGACGCACCGGGCGTCGCGGTCTGTGACGTCACGGGGAGGGCGGGGCGGAGTGGCTACCTGCCCCGGGACGCTCCCGCGGGCGGTAGCGCTGCGTAGTGTCGCCCTCGCGTGCCTCTCCGGGGCCGCCCCCGCGGCGTGTGCTGCCTGCAGGGACGTGTCCCCGCTGGGCTCGGAGGACAGCCCTGGCCGTGGCGTGTGGACACTGCGTCGGGTTCGCCCGGGCCCGGGGCGCCTGTGGCGGGTGCGGATGCTGGCGGAGGTCCGCGGAGCGCGTGCCTGCCGTCTGCGTGCGCCGGCTGGCTGCCCGCTGTCACCTGCGTGTCCCCTGACGGGTCGGGCCCCAAGTCCAGCACAGTCTGCAGAATCTGCGCTATGCCACAAACTCCGGGAGTCTTCATTCTCTTGGTGCCTTAGTCCCTCTGTTGGGGCTTTTATCACTCCCTGCAGAGTCGCTATGGAGTCCAGGAGAAGCACTACCTCGAAGCGTGTGATTTCTCGGAGAGAAGAGCACGCACCAGTGTCTGTGGACTTCAGTGAGGCGTAGATGAGCGATGTAACCGCAGACACACCTGTTGACGCCACCCCTTGGTCTTGGACCATGTGGTTCCTTTTTATGCTGTCTGTATTGTCAGCCTTAAAAAGTGAAGAGCCAGTTACTTTACTAGCAAAAcgagtttattcaggaatagcagagaaatTGCAGTGCCGCCGTGCAAGCTCTGGTGAGCCATAGGCAAGTCTGGAGAGACGAGGAAAGGTCAGCCTCTATCAGGTCTTAGGAGGAAATTGGGGAGGGGTGTTTTAAACAAAAGTTCAGTGGAGAAGAAGGCGAGTTCGAGGTTGGACAGTTTCTCGCTGGCTGCAAGCGCGCTTAATGTGCTGTTGCTGGGGTGGAGAgggatcttccttctttttctttaaagtaggaGATGGAATTCCTATGTGAAAAATGTCCTCTCTTGTCACAAATAATTCTTTATGCTAGTGATGCTCACTGCAGCGAGTGGTACTTATGTGAGTGCTCCCTGTTCAGGGCTTCCcaactcttatttatttacttgagagagagagagagagagaatgagcaggaggggcagagagaaagaattgcaagcagactccacgcttagcatggagcccagtacagggctcagtctcacaaccctgacatcatgacctgagctgaaatcaaagagttggacgcttgagggacagagccacccaggtgccccgcccctcccctgactccattttctttctttcttttttctttttttttaaagattttatttgacagagagaggcacagcaggagagggaacacaagcagagggagggggagagggagaagcaggcttcctacggagcagggagcccaatgcggggctcgatcccagaaccctgggatcatgacctgagccgaaggcagacgcttaacgattgagccaccccggcgcccccccACCTCCGACTCCATTTTCAATgaggctttctttcttcctttctttcctgggggctgctatgacaaattaccacaaactgggtggcttgaaacaacagaaattcattctctcacagttctggaggccctGAGAGAGAATACTCTGGCCTCTCTCCCAGTTTCTGATGGTCGCCAGCAATTGTTAGTGTTCCTGGACTGTGGCCACATAACTCAGCCTCCATGGTCCCACACTTTCTCCGTATCTCTTCTGCAAAgcccctatttccaaataagtccACAGGTGCAGTGGGTTTGGACTTTGACCTGCTTTTTGAGGcggggggacataattcaacccctAACTCTGTCCAAAGGGGGCGTAGCCTGGTTGGAGCGGCCAAAAGATGAGTAATGACAAATCTCACCAGTTGCTAATACGTGGGGACGGATCTGCGTCAAGCATGGAGAATGCAGAGCTGAGTACAGTTCTGCACTTGAGCAACCTTCAGGCCGATGGTGGAGGCAGACATCGAAGACGATGGTTATGAAACATGAAAACTGCAACACTCAACACAGTGTTGTGGGTTCAGAGGGTTCAGAGGTTACAGAAAGAGGGAAGtttttcaggctctgtgctccacgTGCCCAGACCTTTTTGGGGCCCTGAGGCTTTGCCTTGTCCTGGCGTTGGCTGACGGGTCCCTGCTGCCCTGCTGTGTGTCATAGGAGCATGGCAGAGAGAGGTGACACAGCAGAAACCTGGAGGCCTAGGGCTCTGGGGTGAGAGGTCATAAAGCCAGAAGTCAAAGTATAGAGGGAGGTGGAAAATTCCATTTGGCCATGGGCGGGAATCCTTGCGTAAGACCTTGCCAGCTCCTTGCTGAAACAAAGAACACAGTTTACCTGCCTCTTGGCTCTTACATCCAAAGTCTGGCTTATTTGTCACCAGAGCCCTAGCTTAGTTTTTGGCCCATAGGAGCTATCCAATTAGTAATTACTGAGTGTAAAGGTCTGTGAgcaaagggtgtgtgtgtgtgggggggggaattgTGTAGCTGGCTCCACTCTTCTGTAGGTTCTGAACCAGCGAGGCAGGTGGTGGTGGGCGAGAAAGGAAGGATGGGGATGGAGACAAATGGCCAGAGTGGGAGAGGAAACTTTAGTATTAACAACATATTCAAATAATTGCACTTACCAATGACAGCCAGTAGAGCAAATGGCTAAAGATGAGCGAGGCATGGGCAGGCCAAATGGGGTGGAGTGGAGAGATATCAAAATGATCAAGAATGGGTGGGTGGGGACCGCAGCAGAGGACGGCCAGTTCATTGTCAGCTGCATCACTGCAAGAGCTCTTGGCCTCCTCTGCTGTTTGTACCAACTTCACCTCCATTCCTGGAAGTCTTACCAGGAACTAGCTCACAAAACCAaactccctttctttccccccaaagtTGTTCCCCCTATGCTGGTCTCAGAGGCGTCTCCATCCACCCAGGTCCCAGCAGGACAACCCAGACTCATGTGTgacccccccttcctctctccctaccTCACCACCATCCAAGAAGTTTCAGGGTCCACCTAGTTCTACCCAGAGATGTCCAAAGCACACTCCCTGTCAGACTCCGGTCAAGCAGTGTCCTCAGGCCAGGGAGGGGACCGAGTGTGGGGTGCTGGAGGGCTGGCAAGCAGAGGCCAGAAGGTGGGGTGTGCAGGAAAGCCAGGGTCAAAGCTGGGGACAGTAGTCCTGAACCCAGTCACCCGTGCAGGAATCTAGGTGGAGAGATGAAGTAATGAGACTGAAGCTGGTTACGAGCCAGCCCTGAGCAGCCTGGGGGATGCAGGTTGCGCTGACctgagaagcagagggggagagagagagagagagagagagagagagagaggcagagaagggcgAGGAGCCTGCTGACATTCCAAAGGCTGGGAGCCTCTGCTTCATGCGTGCTCACCACCCCATGAGATATAGAACCAACTGTACAAAgtcatcccccacccctgcaccagCTGCCTGCCACGGGCCTTCCCACCTCTCCCCTGTACCAGTTCACCTGTTCCTCCGTCCTCACTTCTAGCCTGCCCACCAGTacctgctctctccctgtcacGCTACACTGGACTCCAATGATTTCCACGTAGAAAGATGTTTATCTGATATCAATAAAACATGTGAACCCAACTTACTTTCTAGTAGTTGTAATTTTGGAAGAAACTGATCTAAACGTGTGAATTATTActctatagtttattttattcctcTCAAAAGTATATCCATTTGAAAAACAGTGGCATGTTTTTTATTAGaccattaatttttataaagatttagtTACTTatctgagagggagaaagagagaacgagcaggagggcagagtgagagggagagaaaatctcgagcagactctgcgctgagcatggagccagacgtggggctggatctcatgaccctgagatcacaacccgaccccaaaccaagagttggttgctcaaccggctgtgccacccaggtgcccctttattagacctttattttttgtttgatttgcAGGCACTCCTGGGTGCTTCTATGGACTCAGGGACCCCTTGTAATGATGCCACAGACCCATGGCTGGAAACACTGCCTGGGTGGAGAATTAATTCTGATGGCTTCGCATGGTAGGTTCAAGGCCCTAGCCAGTCATTCAGACTCTTCCTCTGCTTTTGTAGCAGGAAGGGGGCCCTGATACTGACACAGGCAGGCTGAGTCTGAGGACACAGGGGATGGTCCTACGGGACCAGCCAACAGGGTCCTTGTCTTCACGCAGGACAGACATCAAAGACAAGccagagaaagtgaaaacagaGTTTGCTGAATAACGTGAGTGACAGAGAATAGCAGACGGAGTGTCTGGGAGACTCtgaaaggaaataagaatgaGTCTCTTTCTCACATCGGGTAAGGGGTTTATATTGGAAAAGGGTGTAGGTACCTGTTCCTCCAGGAATCCAGGGCAGAGTCCAATCAAAGATGAGTGTTGTGTGAACAACAGGTGTAATTCCGAACATTACAGAAGGTGGCAGTATCGATGCCAGCATCATTGGAGGTTTGCTTGAAGCTAACGTCCTGGGACATGTTTGGGATCCGACTCTTCTTAGATGTTATCAGGTGTTTGGGGGCCTAAGACAAAACTCAGAGAAAGATTCACTTTCTTGCTTCCCCCCTTGAAGTGGGAACATAGCTTCGTTGGCTTATTCGGAGGCAAAATATGGAACGTGAGTAAACGGGGCCTGGCAGAGAAACAGCAGAGAGGAAGCCTTTCTGAAATGGAGTCCCATCAGCTCCCCTACCTCAGTATTCCCAATGAGGAGTCTGTTTTCAATGAGAATCACAACTGTGACAAGGCATTGTCATGGCAAAAGGAGAAGGTATTTCAGAGTGGAATGGGAGCAGAGAGAGACTTCCCGAATTATCAGCTGAGCATCTCCACACAATTCTCTCACCAGTggcaagctgagggcaaagcacaagctAACGCCCCCAAACCTCCCCAGGTGGGagatgtgtgacattcctcaggtaCTCCTGGCTGCCCAAgaacaaaagaagaggaaaaacccAAATGGTTAACTGATACAGATCACAGTCATGCAGGACATGAGTCTCCCTGAGTTT includes the following:
- the TRMT44 gene encoding putative tRNA (uracil-O(2)-)-methyltransferase isoform X1: MAEVGRAAVRDPGALLPGGFWAAVAVWLERPQVANKRLCGVRLDARRSVGFPRAEACGHSPITGPEQEERAAARPCLRSASGGLGPGPSTGPELGTAGRGPEESQPRRPQGEDPREAAAAAQLAGCPGQPGKAGVGEGDFPASDLDSLWDAFSRSLAGGNPEMLAFLTGSRAGSQPEAPSELDVVLRTVIPKTGPHCPLAAPRREIVVQDVLNGTVTFLPLEEDDRGNVKVEMSNVYQVRLSQSQEEWFISILIFCPEKWHSDGIVYPKPAWLVEELLARLARWSVESKRSGFKSTLSLISIIKYSKTYHMLKEKYKDMVKVWPEVTDPEKFVYEDVAIAAYLLILWEEERAERGLTAKQSFVDLGCGNGLLVHILSTEGHPGRGIDVRRRKIWDTYGPQTCLEEGAITPNDKNLFPDVDWLIGNHSDELTPWIPVIAARSSYRCRFFVLPCCFFDFTGKYSRRQSRKTQYREYLDFIMEVGLACGFHVEEDCLRIPSTKRVCLIGKSRTYSPAGEVSMDEQRTQYINSRRGRPMSPPGEAPAPPPPRAAVGRAGHPDGPQAPDAEAAEGGAEARADQLWLSGFQPREKAERVRNCATLPRDFIDQVVLQVAHLLLDGEQLNTGSAPSSSSKAWNRGGSLSLAEVARKLDRGTLQRLKRECGGLQTLLRNNHQVFEVLNGSVHIRDWREEKPHRQQCPEAKRRLFSEAFKTRICWFFSHHPDGCVLPSDGCPFAHGPAELRPPQTPKRQKQVL
- the TRMT44 gene encoding putative tRNA (uracil-O(2)-)-methyltransferase isoform X2, which produces MAEVGRAAVRDPGALLPGGFWAAVAVWLERPQVANKRLCGVRLDARRSVGFPRAEACGHSPITGPEQEERAAARPCLRSASGGLGPGPSTGPELGTAGRGPEESQPRRPQGEDPREAAAAAQLAGCPGQPGKAGVGEGDFPASDLDSLWDAFSRSLAGGNPEMLAFLTGSRAGSQPEAPSELDVVLRTVIPKTGPHCPLAAPRREIVVQDVLNGTVTFLPLEEDDRGNVKVEMSNVYQVRLSQSQEEWFISILIFCPEKWHSDGIVYPKPAWLVEELLARLARWSVESKRSGFKSTLSLISIIKYSKTYHMLKEKYKDMVKVWPEVTDPEKFVYEDVAIAAYLLILWEEERAERGLTAKQSFVDLGCGNGLLVHILSTEGHPGRGIDVRRRKIWDTYGPQTCLEEGAITPNDKNLFPDVDWLIGNHSDELTPWIPVIAARSSYRCRFFVLPCCFFDFTGKYSRRQSRKTQYREYLDFIMEVGLACGFHVEEDCLRIPSTKRKLRVALGDLSGVGVSLTCVAVARVLSEVSCSEFRLLGFPSDWPKLKFGSEVQNDSHFLLTCFINSDLPERFVSLGNPEHTHLLEKFPWMSREPSTLTAGGAAP